The proteins below are encoded in one region of Ciona intestinalis unplaced genomic scaffold, KH HT000105.2, whole genome shotgun sequence:
- the LOC100181455 gene encoding coiled-coil domain-containing protein 96 isoform X3 has product MSEEEQAPAEVTQEEEAAPPAQENVEDTEAAPKTTTEQKEEETVAGDTEVKEGVEVKETEQPKTPENGEDKSAVVADEVKDASEEVTAADGPEVPTEAEQPPLQTSEGFTDGEAPEEPPVVGEVLSRGATPPLIVEPDGLNGEEMPQPGTPEKYGSEGGEMELLLEEDEQILMPQYNREELLQKYQAALNEREMLNQQNHQLQHKLAEYFRKKKTEETRQEVDKNVTDQEQRYMKYMSNLEELRQQQTAEQEAYNEQLEELKARKAEKHGKVEEEWNKAIEFKRSVASIAINSRSGRPIQQKDIEMYEANERKKEVEVSQVRLENIKLKNRLRKQEMQLKQKEELAEGLHLIDFEQLKIENQTYNEKIEERNEELLKLRKKITSTVQVLTHLKEKLQFVQAENQVRKSQLAEVEQDVAQKRDILSRTKQARDGLRHDNGKLQQKSGLLGNTDLLRDFEVGSDQAQELGFQLEQLKRQHAELTLSLNGVKKKIELSKENQT; this is encoded by the exons ATGAGCGAAGAAGAACAG GCCCCTGCTGAAGTAACGCAAGAGGAAGAAGCTGCACCTCCTGCCCAAG AGAATGTAGAGGATACAGAAGCTGCCCCTAAAACAACTACTGAACAAAAGGAAGAAGAAACTGTGGCAG GAGATACTGAAGTTAAAGAAGGAGTGGAGGTTAAGGAGACGGAACAGCCAAAGACACCtga AAATGGTGAAGACAAATCAGCTGTTGTAGCAGATGAAGTTAAAGATGCATCAGAGGAAGTAACTGCTGCAG ATGGACCAGAAGTCCCAACGGAGGCTGAACAACCTCCATTGCAAACCAGTGAAGGTTTCACAGATGGGGAAGCCCCAGAAGAGCCCCCTGTAGTGGGTGAGGTACTTTCTCGTGGGGCTACCCCACCCCTTATAGTTGAACCTGATGGTTTAAACGGTGAAGAAATGCCACAGCCAGGAACTCCTGAAAAATATG GCAGTGAAGGAGGGGAAATGGAGCTTCTTCTTGAAGAAGATGAACAAATTCTGATGCCACAATATAACAGGGAAGAACTGCTACAAAAGTACCAA GCTGCTCTGAATGAAAGAGAAATGCTAAACCAACAGAACCACCAACTCCAACATAAACTTGCAGAGTATTTtcgaaaaaagaaaactgaGGAAACGCGACAAGAAGTAGATAAAAATGTCACCGATCAAGAACAGAG ATACATGAAATACATGAGCAACCTTGAAGAGCTAAGACAGCAACAAACTGCTGAACAAGAGGCTTACAATGAACAGTTGGAAGAATTAAAAGCCAGAAAAGCAGAAAAACATGGAAAAGTAGAAGAAGAATGGAACAAAGCCATTGAATTCAAAAGATCTGTTGCTTCAATTGCAATTAATAGCAGATCAGGAAGACCAATACAACAGAAG gaTATTGAAATGTATGAAGCCAATGAGAGAAAGAAGGAAGTCGAAGTCTCTCAAGTTCGCCttgaaaatattaagttgAAAAACAGACTTAGAAAACAAGAAATGCAACTTAAACAAAAG gAAGAACTTGCTGAAGGTTTACATCTGATCGATTTTGAAcagttaaaaattgaaaatcagACTTACAATGAAAAGATTGAAGAAAGAAATGAG gAATTGCTAAAACTTCGCAAAAAGATTACAAGCACTGTGCAAGTTCTGACTCATTTAAAGGAGAAGTTACAATTCGTGCAAGCTGAGAACCAAGTCAGAAAATCGCAACTTGCAGAAGTAGAACAAGACGTTGCCCAA AAACGAGATATTCTGTCACGAACGAAGCAAGCACGTGACGGACTACGTCACGACAATGGGAAGTTACAACAAAAGTCGGGTTTGCTGGGAAACACTGATCTTCTCAGAGATTTTGAA
- the LOC100181455 gene encoding coiled-coil domain-containing protein 96 isoform X1 — protein sequence MSEEEQAPAEVTQEEEAAPPAQENVEDTEAAPKTTTEQKEEETVAASTDENKTSETAPAGDTEVKEGVEVKETEQPKTPENGEDKSAVVADEVKDASEEVTAADGPEVPTEAEQPPLQTSEGFTDGEAPEEPPVVGEVLSRGATPPLIVEPDGLNGEEMPQPGTPEKYGSEGGEMELLLEEDEQILMPQYNREELLQKYQAALNEREMLNQQNHQLQHKLAEYFRKKKTEETRQEVDKNVTDQEQRYMKYMSNLEELRQQQTAEQEAYNEQLEELKARKAEKHGKVEEEWNKAIEFKRSVASIAINSRSGRPIQQKDIEMYEANERKKEVEVSQVRLENIKLKNRLRKQEMQLKQKEELAEGLHLIDFEQLKIENQTYNEKIEERNEELLKLRKKITSTVQVLTHLKEKLQFVQAENQVRKSQLAEVEQDVAQKRDILSRTKQARDGLRHDNGKLQQKSGLLGNTDLLRDFEVGSDQAQELGFQLEQLKRQHAELTLSLNGVKKKIELSKENQT from the exons ATGAGCGAAGAAGAACAG GCCCCTGCTGAAGTAACGCAAGAGGAAGAAGCTGCACCTCCTGCCCAAG AGAATGTAGAGGATACAGAAGCTGCCCCTAAAACAACTACTGAACAAAAGGAAGAAGAAACTGTGGCAG CATCAACagatgaaaacaaaacatctgaAACTGCACCTGCAGGAGATACTGAAGTTAAAGAAGGAGTGGAGGTTAAGGAGACGGAACAGCCAAAGACACCtga AAATGGTGAAGACAAATCAGCTGTTGTAGCAGATGAAGTTAAAGATGCATCAGAGGAAGTAACTGCTGCAG ATGGACCAGAAGTCCCAACGGAGGCTGAACAACCTCCATTGCAAACCAGTGAAGGTTTCACAGATGGGGAAGCCCCAGAAGAGCCCCCTGTAGTGGGTGAGGTACTTTCTCGTGGGGCTACCCCACCCCTTATAGTTGAACCTGATGGTTTAAACGGTGAAGAAATGCCACAGCCAGGAACTCCTGAAAAATATG GCAGTGAAGGAGGGGAAATGGAGCTTCTTCTTGAAGAAGATGAACAAATTCTGATGCCACAATATAACAGGGAAGAACTGCTACAAAAGTACCAA GCTGCTCTGAATGAAAGAGAAATGCTAAACCAACAGAACCACCAACTCCAACATAAACTTGCAGAGTATTTtcgaaaaaagaaaactgaGGAAACGCGACAAGAAGTAGATAAAAATGTCACCGATCAAGAACAGAG ATACATGAAATACATGAGCAACCTTGAAGAGCTAAGACAGCAACAAACTGCTGAACAAGAGGCTTACAATGAACAGTTGGAAGAATTAAAAGCCAGAAAAGCAGAAAAACATGGAAAAGTAGAAGAAGAATGGAACAAAGCCATTGAATTCAAAAGATCTGTTGCTTCAATTGCAATTAATAGCAGATCAGGAAGACCAATACAACAGAAG gaTATTGAAATGTATGAAGCCAATGAGAGAAAGAAGGAAGTCGAAGTCTCTCAAGTTCGCCttgaaaatattaagttgAAAAACAGACTTAGAAAACAAGAAATGCAACTTAAACAAAAG gAAGAACTTGCTGAAGGTTTACATCTGATCGATTTTGAAcagttaaaaattgaaaatcagACTTACAATGAAAAGATTGAAGAAAGAAATGAG gAATTGCTAAAACTTCGCAAAAAGATTACAAGCACTGTGCAAGTTCTGACTCATTTAAAGGAGAAGTTACAATTCGTGCAAGCTGAGAACCAAGTCAGAAAATCGCAACTTGCAGAAGTAGAACAAGACGTTGCCCAA AAACGAGATATTCTGTCACGAACGAAGCAAGCACGTGACGGACTACGTCACGACAATGGGAAGTTACAACAAAAGTCGGGTTTGCTGGGAAACACTGATCTTCTCAGAGATTTTGAA
- the LOC100181455 gene encoding coiled-coil domain-containing protein 96 isoform X2 encodes MSEEEQAPAEVTQEEEAAPPAQENVEDTEAAPKTTTEQKEEETVADENKTSETAPAGDTEVKEGVEVKETEQPKTPENGEDKSAVVADEVKDASEEVTAADGPEVPTEAEQPPLQTSEGFTDGEAPEEPPVVGEVLSRGATPPLIVEPDGLNGEEMPQPGTPEKYGSEGGEMELLLEEDEQILMPQYNREELLQKYQAALNEREMLNQQNHQLQHKLAEYFRKKKTEETRQEVDKNVTDQEQRYMKYMSNLEELRQQQTAEQEAYNEQLEELKARKAEKHGKVEEEWNKAIEFKRSVASIAINSRSGRPIQQKDIEMYEANERKKEVEVSQVRLENIKLKNRLRKQEMQLKQKEELAEGLHLIDFEQLKIENQTYNEKIEERNEELLKLRKKITSTVQVLTHLKEKLQFVQAENQVRKSQLAEVEQDVAQKRDILSRTKQARDGLRHDNGKLQQKSGLLGNTDLLRDFEVGSDQAQELGFQLEQLKRQHAELTLSLNGVKKKIELSKENQT; translated from the exons ATGAGCGAAGAAGAACAG GCCCCTGCTGAAGTAACGCAAGAGGAAGAAGCTGCACCTCCTGCCCAAG AGAATGTAGAGGATACAGAAGCTGCCCCTAAAACAACTACTGAACAAAAGGAAGAAGAAACTGTGGCAG atgaaaacaaaacatctgaAACTGCACCTGCAGGAGATACTGAAGTTAAAGAAGGAGTGGAGGTTAAGGAGACGGAACAGCCAAAGACACCtga AAATGGTGAAGACAAATCAGCTGTTGTAGCAGATGAAGTTAAAGATGCATCAGAGGAAGTAACTGCTGCAG ATGGACCAGAAGTCCCAACGGAGGCTGAACAACCTCCATTGCAAACCAGTGAAGGTTTCACAGATGGGGAAGCCCCAGAAGAGCCCCCTGTAGTGGGTGAGGTACTTTCTCGTGGGGCTACCCCACCCCTTATAGTTGAACCTGATGGTTTAAACGGTGAAGAAATGCCACAGCCAGGAACTCCTGAAAAATATG GCAGTGAAGGAGGGGAAATGGAGCTTCTTCTTGAAGAAGATGAACAAATTCTGATGCCACAATATAACAGGGAAGAACTGCTACAAAAGTACCAA GCTGCTCTGAATGAAAGAGAAATGCTAAACCAACAGAACCACCAACTCCAACATAAACTTGCAGAGTATTTtcgaaaaaagaaaactgaGGAAACGCGACAAGAAGTAGATAAAAATGTCACCGATCAAGAACAGAG ATACATGAAATACATGAGCAACCTTGAAGAGCTAAGACAGCAACAAACTGCTGAACAAGAGGCTTACAATGAACAGTTGGAAGAATTAAAAGCCAGAAAAGCAGAAAAACATGGAAAAGTAGAAGAAGAATGGAACAAAGCCATTGAATTCAAAAGATCTGTTGCTTCAATTGCAATTAATAGCAGATCAGGAAGACCAATACAACAGAAG gaTATTGAAATGTATGAAGCCAATGAGAGAAAGAAGGAAGTCGAAGTCTCTCAAGTTCGCCttgaaaatattaagttgAAAAACAGACTTAGAAAACAAGAAATGCAACTTAAACAAAAG gAAGAACTTGCTGAAGGTTTACATCTGATCGATTTTGAAcagttaaaaattgaaaatcagACTTACAATGAAAAGATTGAAGAAAGAAATGAG gAATTGCTAAAACTTCGCAAAAAGATTACAAGCACTGTGCAAGTTCTGACTCATTTAAAGGAGAAGTTACAATTCGTGCAAGCTGAGAACCAAGTCAGAAAATCGCAACTTGCAGAAGTAGAACAAGACGTTGCCCAA AAACGAGATATTCTGTCACGAACGAAGCAAGCACGTGACGGACTACGTCACGACAATGGGAAGTTACAACAAAAGTCGGGTTTGCTGGGAAACACTGATCTTCTCAGAGATTTTGAA
- the LOC101243371 gene encoding metaxin-2-like: MSLLHEIIMSQIEAPENWPDNVTLYKPIEESQILLNENAASLTVQVFMHMTELRVKVIQKHNAEFMSPSTGLPVLFCGNLVLSEPSPIINFLKKKANNLSSHLNDVEITELKAYIELVKNVLVPAELFITWAHEDTIKKITYKRYGSPYKWPLKHI; encoded by the exons ATGTCATTACTCCACGAGATTATAATGTCTCAAATCGAAG CACCAGAGAACTGGCCTGATAACGTCACTTTATACAAACCAATTGAAG aGAGCCAAATACTGTTGAATGAAAATGCAGCTTCTCTCACTGTACAAGTATTTATGCACATGACTGAACTAAGAGTTAAG GTTATCCAGAAACACAATGCTGAGTTTATGTCACCTTCAACTGGACTaccagttttattttgtggaaATCTAGTTTTATCAGAACCAAGTCCAATCATTAATTTTCTTAAGAAAAAG GCAAACAATCTAAGTTCACACCTAAACGATGTGGAAATAACTGAATTGAAAGCTTACATTGaacttgtaaaaaatgttcttgTGCCAGCGGAACTATTTATAACCTGGGCTCATGAAGATACAATTAAAAAG ATCACTTATAAAAGGTATGGAAGTCCTTATAAGTGGCCgctgaaacatatt
- the LOC104266604 gene encoding GLIPR1-like protein 2 translates to MAKAYLCRIIFMLQHFVGFLVLSNGIASEKLSFDEDSLNNILRGHNHLRTHNATPSAADMRFITWDDQLANEASDWSSDCQYDYKEYFELERWENIGQNFYMSKEGVEWTADFQFKPLLKWMWQQRNFNHTTLTCNDNSFCLEYVQLMCSKTYKIGCGASRCPEMNTGSNKAQNVIFYVCFYGPKCDYTLHEIGSMPYKIGDQCSQCENENDTCTKNLCENGQRDKPYVHKQKTPSCGGMTGPVIGAIMATFAAGVVAAILKKITSNKGKISPTQETIQDNDVDLSEKLKERADPGDGTSKPATPISESARSFPKLSDDEDTRAAQFDEPENEKTLNENAVDDNAGSHNTINTDITEDCPANDDIKLSDATNSETANCPEKNDDQLKTPDEI, encoded by the exons ATGGCTAAAGCATATTTGTGtagaattatttttatgttacaaCATTTCGTTGGCTTTTTAGTGCTTTCGAATGGGATTGCTTCAGAAAAACTTTCTTTTGACGag GACTCGTTAAACAACATACTAAGGGGCCACAACCATTTGCGCACCCATAATGCAACGCCATCGGCAGCGGACATGAGGTTTATCACGTGGGATGACCAGCTCGCCAACGAGGCCTCCGATTGGTCGAGCGACTGCCAATATGACTACAAGGAATATTTTGAATTAGAGAGATGGGAAAATATAGGCCAG AACTTCTACATGTCAAAGGAGGGAGTGGAATGGACTGCCGATTTTCAATTTAAGCCGCTTCTCAAATGGATGTGGCAGCAACGTAACTTCAACCACACAACGTTAACTTGTAACGATAATTCGTTCTGTTTAGAATATGTACAACTCATGTGCAgcaaaacttataaaatcgG GTGTGGTGCGTCACGATGTCCCGAAATGAACACTGGTTCGAATAAGGCACAAAACGTCATCTTTTACGTTTGTTTCTACGGACCGaaat GCGACTACACTTTACATGAGATTGGCAGTATGCCGTACAAAATTGGGGACCAGTGCTCACAGTGCGAAAACGAAAACGACACTTGTACCAAAAACCTGTGCGAAAACGGGCAAAGAGACAAACCTTACgtacacaaacaaaaaacaccaTCATGTGGGGGCATGACGGGGCCAGTTATAGGAGCAATAATGGCGACATTTGCTGCAGGGGTTGTGGCAGCTATATTGAAAAAGATCACAAGCAAT AAAGGTAAAATCAGCCCGACACAAGAGACAATACAAGATAACGATGTTGATTTGAGTGAAAAACTAAAAGAACGGGCAGACCCTGGTGATGGGACTTCAAAACCAGCCACACCGATTTCCGAATCTGCCCGAAGTTTTCCGAAACTTTCCGACGATGAAGATACCCGTGCAGCGCAGTTCGATGAGCCAGAAAACGAAAAGACACTGAATGAAAATGCTGTTGACGATAATGCTGGGAGCCACAATACTATAAACACTGACATTACAGAAGACTGTCCTGCAAACGATGATATTAAACTTTCTGATGCTACAAACTCTGAAACTGCAAATTGCCCCGAAAAAAATGACGACCAACTGAAAACGCCAGATGAAATTTAA